A window from candidate division WOR-3 bacterium encodes these proteins:
- the rfbB gene encoding dTDP-glucose 4,6-dehydratase: MKVLVTGGCGFIGSNFIRYFAARYPSNKVLNVDKLTYAGNLENLSGLEKKRNYRFVKADITNAVQMKRLFKKFNPDRVVNFAAETHVDRSITTPGDFLKTNFLGVGVLLNCALEYGVEKFLQVSTDEVYGSIARGKFREGSVLNPSSPYSASKAAADGLVMAYYRTYGLPVVITRSSNNYGPYQFPEKFIPLVIFNAMNGKKIPVYGDGLQVRDWIYVEDNCQAIDLVLHRGKIGEIYNVGGQYERANMYVIKKILSILKKPVELIEYVEDRPGHDRRYALSIAKVRSHLGWQPKISFEVGLAKTIKWYRMNSGWLKNTQTGAYRSFYRKYYSKLGLTQI; encoded by the coding sequence ATGAAAGTACTTGTAACCGGTGGATGCGGGTTTATCGGCTCCAATTTCATCCGGTATTTTGCAGCAAGATATCCATCTAATAAAGTTCTCAATGTTGACAAATTAACGTATGCCGGAAACCTCGAGAACCTCAGTGGACTGGAAAAGAAAAGAAACTACCGTTTTGTGAAAGCAGACATAACCAATGCCGTACAAATGAAAAGGCTGTTCAAAAAATTCAATCCGGATCGGGTTGTAAATTTTGCCGCGGAGACCCATGTTGACCGCAGCATTACAACCCCTGGCGATTTTCTCAAGACCAATTTTCTTGGCGTTGGCGTATTATTGAATTGCGCACTCGAATACGGTGTCGAGAAGTTCCTGCAGGTATCGACCGACGAGGTCTATGGTTCGATCGCACGGGGCAAGTTTCGAGAGGGCTCTGTCCTCAACCCTTCGAGTCCATATTCTGCGAGTAAAGCGGCAGCCGATGGTCTGGTGATGGCGTATTACCGTACCTATGGCCTGCCAGTGGTGATTACTCGCTCTTCTAATAACTACGGACCCTATCAGTTTCCAGAGAAATTCATACCTCTTGTGATATTCAACGCGATGAACGGCAAGAAGATTCCCGTGTACGGCGATGGCCTGCAGGTCAGGGACTGGATATATGTTGAGGATAACTGCCAGGCTATTGATCTCGTTCTGCACAGAGGTAAGATCGGAGAGATATATAATGTCGGCGGTCAGTACGAACGTGCTAACATGTACGTTATAAAAAAAATACTTAGCATTCTGAAGAAACCGGTTGAGCTAATTGAATACGTGGAAGACCGTCCCGGGCATGACCGGCGCTATGCTCTGTCCATTGCCAAGGTACGAAGCCATCTTGGGTGGCAGCCAAAAATATCCTTTGAAGTCGGCCTCGCAAAGACAATAAAATGGTACCGGATGAACAGCGGATGGTTGAAGAACACCCAGACCGGTGCCTACCGCAGTTTTTACAGAAAGTACTACAGCAAACTGGGACTGACACAAATCTAG